A genomic segment from Dietzia psychralcaliphila encodes:
- a CDS encoding MCE family protein has protein sequence MFRNRPSGRILTAGALGAVVLLSGAGCTWEGLNSLPLPGAQGRGEGAYEITLEMPNVTTITRNSPVRVNDVNVGSITDMQVEDYTAIVTVSLNEDVRLPANAHAKIGQTSLLGSQHLEIFPPPDGEPEGSLSDGDVIPLARAGVYPTTEQTLSALSVVLTDGGLAQFETIASELNTALDGRQVDAKEVITQLETTVSGLDEQRADIIAAMDGLDRLSRQINDQTDTLARALAQMPEAVALINDQKQELTTAMVSLGDFGNKANQVIDAGGGQNLVDNLRDITPVLDSLANAGRDLTRALSVLITFPFPQAGIDNFLRGDYANLYIHADTTMPRLSETFLLGTEFGNRMAGLEGYVGLAPNPLAGANPFSLDIPRPEHSGEEPFAELPPEPGSGAPTEEAPR, from the coding sequence ATGTTTCGCAACCGACCCAGTGGCCGAATTCTGACGGCAGGTGCACTCGGCGCCGTCGTGCTGCTCTCCGGTGCCGGATGCACCTGGGAGGGTCTCAACTCCCTGCCGCTACCCGGAGCGCAGGGCAGGGGGGAGGGTGCGTACGAGATCACCCTCGAGATGCCCAACGTCACCACCATCACCCGCAACTCCCCGGTCCGGGTGAACGACGTCAACGTCGGGTCGATCACGGACATGCAGGTGGAGGACTACACGGCGATCGTCACGGTCTCGCTCAACGAGGATGTCCGGCTCCCGGCCAACGCACATGCGAAGATCGGGCAGACCAGCCTCCTGGGGTCGCAACATCTCGAGATCTTCCCGCCCCCGGACGGCGAACCCGAGGGCTCGCTCTCCGACGGGGACGTCATCCCGTTGGCCCGCGCCGGAGTGTACCCGACCACGGAGCAGACGCTGTCGGCCTTGTCGGTCGTCCTGACCGACGGCGGGCTGGCGCAGTTCGAGACCATCGCCAGCGAGCTCAACACCGCGTTGGACGGCCGGCAGGTCGACGCCAAGGAGGTCATCACCCAGCTGGAGACCACCGTGAGCGGCCTCGACGAGCAGCGGGCCGACATCATCGCCGCCATGGACGGGCTGGACCGGCTGTCCCGCCAGATCAACGACCAGACCGACACCCTGGCCAGAGCGCTGGCGCAGATGCCCGAGGCCGTCGCGCTGATCAACGACCAGAAGCAGGAGCTGACCACAGCAATGGTCTCGCTCGGGGATTTCGGCAACAAGGCCAACCAGGTGATCGACGCCGGTGGTGGACAGAACCTGGTGGACAACCTCCGCGACATCACGCCGGTCCTCGACTCGCTGGCCAACGCCGGGCGCGACCTGACCCGGGCGCTGAGCGTGCTCATCACGTTCCCGTTCCCGCAGGCGGGCATCGACAACTTCCTCCGCGGCGACTACGCCAACCTGTACATCCACGCCGACACGACGATGCCGCGTCTGTCGGAGACCTTCCTCCTGGGCACCGAGTTCGGCAACCGTATGGCCGGCCTCGAGGGCTATGTGGGCCTCGCGCCCAATCCGCTGGCCGGCGCGAACCCGTTCTCCCTCGACATCCCGCGGCCGGAGCACTCGGGCGAGGAGCCGTTCGCCGAACTGCCACCTGAGCCGGGATCCGGCGCCCCGACTGAGGAGGCCCCCCGATGA
- a CDS encoding MCE family protein, which yields MTRFVRIQLTIFAVVTVLALSVMSVSYLKLPTAFGWQRTDVALQMPDTGGVYKNANVSYLGNVIGRVDAVTLKPGHVVAELHFDTRAEVPENVRAQIRSVSAVGEQFVELVPEGEPVGEMADGTVLGEDRVDMPQGIGPVLDQATVLMASIDDGKMRRVISESFDAFNGSERELQQFLDSAQLLLEEAQRNTGATRQLIADAEPVLDSQLRSADSIRAWTRNLADLTDQLRVNEPQLTSIIQRGPDSLARATRVLNDLQPTMPVLVANLVSVGEVGVVYNRSIEQLLVIYPALVSSLITAINGAKDTGEIKVDFNLQINETPPCTTGFLPADQRRSPADLSVPPLMNGIYCKVPKDSQTTVRGARNLPCMEYPGRRAASPAECAADDYVPEGINPPDTSEVGPPGDSPNAYNVVPSSNSGEREIRTSAAMYDPATGEYLGANGKTYRQLNLGTASKLSADADLADILTNGVT from the coding sequence ATGACCCGGTTCGTGCGAATCCAGCTGACCATCTTCGCCGTGGTGACGGTTCTCGCCCTGTCGGTAATGTCGGTCTCCTACCTCAAGCTGCCGACTGCGTTCGGCTGGCAGCGCACCGATGTCGCACTGCAGATGCCGGACACCGGTGGGGTCTACAAGAACGCCAACGTCTCCTACCTGGGCAATGTGATCGGGAGAGTCGACGCGGTCACCCTCAAGCCCGGTCACGTCGTGGCCGAACTGCACTTCGACACGCGGGCGGAGGTCCCCGAGAACGTCCGCGCGCAGATCCGGAGTGTCTCCGCGGTCGGGGAGCAGTTCGTCGAGCTAGTGCCCGAGGGCGAGCCCGTCGGCGAGATGGCCGACGGCACCGTGCTCGGCGAGGACCGGGTCGACATGCCCCAGGGGATCGGCCCCGTCCTGGACCAGGCCACGGTGCTCATGGCGTCGATCGACGACGGCAAGATGCGCCGCGTCATCTCTGAGTCGTTCGACGCGTTCAACGGTTCCGAGCGGGAGCTCCAGCAGTTCCTGGACTCCGCGCAGCTCCTCCTTGAGGAGGCCCAGCGCAACACCGGGGCCACCCGCCAGCTGATCGCCGACGCCGAGCCGGTCCTGGACTCGCAGCTGCGCTCAGCGGACTCGATCCGTGCCTGGACCCGGAACCTCGCAGACCTGACCGATCAGCTCCGGGTCAACGAGCCCCAGCTGACCTCGATCATCCAGCGCGGCCCGGACTCCCTGGCCCGGGCGACCAGGGTCCTCAACGATCTGCAGCCGACCATGCCGGTGCTGGTCGCCAACCTGGTGAGCGTCGGCGAGGTTGGCGTGGTCTACAACCGCTCCATCGAGCAGTTGCTCGTGATCTACCCGGCCCTGGTGTCCTCGCTCATCACCGCGATCAACGGCGCCAAGGACACCGGTGAGATCAAGGTGGATTTCAACCTCCAGATCAACGAGACCCCGCCGTGCACCACCGGCTTCTTGCCGGCGGACCAGCGGCGGTCGCCCGCCGACCTGTCCGTGCCCCCGCTGATGAACGGCATCTACTGCAAGGTCCCCAAGGACTCCCAGACGACCGTCCGTGGAGCCCGCAACCTGCCGTGCATGGAGTACCCCGGTCGGCGAGCAGCCTCTCCGGCGGAGTGTGCGGCCGATGACTACGTCCCCGAGGGCATCAACCCGCCGGACACCAGCGAGGTCGGCCCGCCCGGTGACAGCCCGAACGCGTACAACGTTGTCCCCTCGTCCAACAGCGGCGAGCGGGAGATCCGCACCTCCGCCGCCATGTACGACCCGGCGACGGGCGAGTACCTCGGTGCGAACGGCAAGACGTATCGTCAGCTTAACCTGGGGACCGCGAGCAAGCTGTCCGCGGACGCCGACCTGGCCGACATCCTGACGAATGGAGTGACCTAG